The following nucleotide sequence is from Podospora bellae-mahoneyi strain CBS 112042 chromosome 1 map unlocalized CBS112042p_1, whole genome shotgun sequence.
GCCCAGTCCACTGAGACAGCCCGGAGGTATTCCCAGAAGCTGTCCAAGCCAAAAACCAACAATCATGCCACAGCCGGTCTGTTGAGCCCCAGCGGCTCCTCAAATAATCCCAAGAGATACTCCAACCGCCCACTGCCAGATCCTCCATtgtcttctccctcgccagtCTCTACCCCAACCTCATCGGTTTTTGACCAGGCCGACACTGCCCAGACACGCAACGGCCGCAGTGCCTCGTTCACATCAGTCCCAGCTCTGCAGCAGGAATCCAAACGAAGAAGCCTGTTCCGCGTGAGGTCAACCCAGGTTGTGCCTGACGCTGACCATCGGGACAGTATTGGGTCGGGATCGAGGATGGTGGATCTGATGAACAGGGCCAACTCGTTGACGTATGAGTCGGCAGTCGCATACTATGGGCCGCCTGAGCCTGAGGAGTATGTTCTGTGTCTGTGGCGATTGTTGGGTCTTGAAAGTCTTTGCTAACATCTGTCTGTACAGGTGGTCATCCGAACCTAGGACCCGGACATCTTGGAACTATAACTTGACGTCATATGAGGCTAAGCGTTTGTTGAATCTCGTCGAAGAACCAGGGCTTGAACATGCGACGACCATGTCAGAGAACCGGATGACGGTTGTCACTGAGACCACGTTGAAGAGCTCCAATCCGACGAACCCTCCGAGCACCTCGGTCACCCGTGCCAACTCGGAAGTCTCGCTCTATATGCCTGTTCGACGAAGATCCATCATCCAAACGCCAGGCGTTGCTACCCGAGCAAATTCGATGCGCAGCGTTCCCGGACAACCGAGATTCAATCCACGATATAGTCACCCTCCTACCCCAAGTTTGTCCAGGCAACCGTCTTTCGACTCGTACCGAGATGGAATCGTTTCTATGCCGCCTCggattgatgatgtcgagtcGATTCCCAGAGCGGTAACGCCGCGCGAGGAAGATTATCAGTCAATTGGTGGTTATAAGTTGGGTTCTTTGCGTATCACAAACGGGCCCGCCAGCCCTTCGAGTCCGGAGGTGGAGAGAAAAGGTGGAAGTCGGTTCAAGTtggggggagatgatgactACTTTGCCAACACGACAGCTTCGGACCAGAGCAGCAcgacaaacaccaccaccgctgcaaTACCACCTACACAACAGCCAGCTGCTGCGGGGCTCAgtcacaccaccaccaccaccgttgtAAGCCAGCAGACAAGCGTTGTCTCTGACGGCGTCTCTGTCACGAGCACTCGACAGTACTTGAAGGAGGTCAACATTAGCCCGCTCTCTATCCGTTTATCTCCTCCGGCAAGCCCGCGACTGCAGACCACATCCAAGCATACCGCCCAGGAGGATTCATTGTTCGAGGATGATGTTCTGTCGGAGATTGCAGCTGCCGAGATTCTGGATGTTCGTCTGGATCCCAGTGCAAAGCCATCTCAAGTCACTCCGACCAAGGCTCTGTCCAGAAGCGACAGCGGATTCATCTCGACAACgagcccctcccccgaaTCCCCGCACAAGCCATTGACAAAAGCCGATTCCGGCTATAGCTCAAATGTTTCTCTCCGCTCCTTCAAGGCGAAGGATCAACCTTCTAAGAAGGAGAGCATGCGCTCGCTTGAGGGCCGGTCGGAAGCAAACCGCCGGAGCAGCTCAGTCAGGTCCGATGAGCGGGAGCAGATTGTGCCCGCCTATGTCATAGCACCACCGAGAGAagcaccgcctcctccagtaCCTCCGAAAGATGCTCGCCGCGAGAGCCCGGGTCCGTCGCCCAATCCAAGGTCTGCCAGACAATCGAGCCGCTCCACCAGCAATCTAGCTCCGGAGAGTAGCCTCAACAGAGCGGGAAACTCTAGGGCGCCGCTTTCTCTGACTCCAATCAAGAACCTCCGATCTCGTGATCGCGGACCAGCGTCTCCCGAATCTGTCCCCACTCCTGTCAGTGCCAAATCGTCAAAGTCTGACAACTCTACCTTGAGCATTGGGACCAAGCCTCAGAAACCCAACAGACTCCAGAGACTCCTAAGCAGTGCTCGTCGCTCTGCAGCTGGCCCACTGGAAGCCCATGCGACACATGCTGTTGAGCAGAACGCCATTCCGTCGATACCGAGAGAGGTGGAAAGCAAGCTTCAGGAGCACAATGGCAGGTTTCCCATAACGACCAAGAGGCTGGCACTGAGGCCTCGAGCCAGTTTGGATACTCTCAAGACCATTTTCAGTGTTGGAAGCATGGAGGCTAGTCTCGATGCCCTTCACACGACTCAGAAGCCTCCTGCTACTGCTGAATCAGGAGCAGAGCACAGCGCAAAGGAGAGTTCGTGGAGGCAAACTATGCACTCTGTGCCCACGCACATTGCGCACGTCGCCTCGCAAGTTATGCCGAAGAAGCCCATCGTGCGGAAGCCTGTAGCAGCTCGGCAGAGTTTGGAGAACCGAAGGAGCGTGGATGGCAGGCCACGGCTTGTTTCTGAATTTGCCAACAGCTCGCCTAGGCACTCTCACGAAGCGACACTTGATGCTCTGGTGGGTGGTCGTGCAGTCATCTACTCGCCCCCAGACGAGGACCAGGAGGATACGAGGTATGCCATCGCGCACACCGAACTGCTTGCTTCGCTTCCATCACCCTTGCTTCCTAGCCCACTCGCCAAGGCGATGTCCATGAGCAGCAAGACCAACACACCACCTCCGGTTAGTATGGCGACGAGGCGCCAGATGTCCCTCCGCGTGCCACCGCCCTTACGATCACAGTCATCCAACTCGAGTCTTCACCGCACGGCCAGCCGCGAGAGCATTCAGAGCTATCCTGCTGCTCAATCCCTCTCGAGGAAGCCCAGCAGGGAGAGCATTCGCAGCTACCCATCATACCAGCAAGGAATGATTCCGGACGCGGCTCTGCCCTCTGCTGCACCCACAATGGATCCCCGCCGCCTTTCCGCATTCCGTCAGTCGAGCAACAGGCCCCCCGCCTGGGAAGTTCAGTCTGAGTACGGCGGACTTTCCCGCCAGCCTTCATACACATCGATGAATGGTGGCAGCAGGCGGGGCTCACTCAGCTCAGTCCAGGAGCACGAAGAGGATGTCATCAAGCGCCCTAGCAGTGCTCAGCCATGGCAGATGCGGTCcagtcagcagcagcagcccttGAGGCACCGGGCCAGTCACGATGAGTGGAACCAGTTCGCAAGACGGCCACAAGCTGGACATCCTCCCTCCATGTCCAACGGCTACACAGCAACCTCCAAGCCAGTGTATGAACCGCGGTAtgcgcaacagcaacacaccCCGGCCAGCACCTGGAGCCGGAGTCAGCTTGATGCCTCGGCTGGGCAGTGGTACCAAGATGCATCTTACCCCCAGCTGCCACGAGGACATTATCGCAAGCGCAGCATGAGCTTGCAAAACTCGTATGGACCAAAACCTCCCTACCGAGTGTTGCATAGCTACAACTCGCCCGCCTATCGCAACGCCCCTATTTGGGGATGATGTGAGcgggcacacacacacacacacacatgatTATTTCCTAGCGTTGTCGTTTTTTATCATGATATCCCGCATAGACGGCgcttccttctttttttcgaCTGACGAATGTCGCAGTCGTCATTATGAACATCCACATCACACATCGCTATCCGCGAACTTTTCCGTCAGGCATTTCCTTGCAACTTGTTAACTTCTAATACCGGCTTGAATAAGGCTGTGTAGGAATTATTGTACATTTACCATGGAAACATATTTGCACATTTTACggatttttatttttgttgGGAGTGGCGCTTTTGTTTTATTTTGTTTAAGGGGTAGGGAAGGAGAGAAAGCATACATTTATACCCAGTTGGAAGTTGGAATAGGGGAGAGTTTGGTTCACAAAGGGAGGGACGGacgttttctttttttatatataaaaaaaaagaaaatcttGAAGGGGATTTCTGGATCGAGGTGGTTTGGTCTGGCCCAgcagtgtggtggtgattgagggagagggagagggggagggggacttGGCTTgtattatttatatacaTATTCGTGTaccctccaacccccgtATATgcgtggggttgttgagggggagaatAAGAGACATTTTGGAGATGTGATCACTTTGTTCTTTGCCTGTGTTCTGCttctgtgtgtgtggtgagaGTGGGGGATGCTTAGGGGTAGCCAGTTGCAAAGATGACTTGCCCAATGGGCGCGGGTTACCAAGTTTTCGGGTCAGCGTGTTGCTTatgcggtgatggtggtgtgtggaTGGGTGTTCCAAATTGGGGAGAGTTCCTGCATGTTTGTTTCCAGATGTGGTGTGTATGGGTGGTGAGCAACGTTCTTTCGGTGTCTCCGGTGTCAGGGGTGACTGGCGTacgggagaagggggggcgAGGGATGGGAAAGTTGAGCGAAAGAACGTACGGAAGAGAGAGCTAGATGGAGGACCATGATAGAGTGAGATTGCTGAACCCACTGTCGCCATTACTTACCACCTGTCACCAGGTATATCATTTGTGGGAGACTTGTGTCATGTTTCTCTCGTCGGTTTCAAAGCGGCCCGCCGGCGTATCCCGGCGAGAAGATGGCAACAGTCACATATCCAGACAGAGGTCAGTACGCCGTCCGTTCCGGAGAATCCAAGTTTGGGTTCTGTGGTTGAGTCAAATGTCAGGGTCGTGGTGGGGGAGCGGAGGGTTTGGTACCTGACTACCCTGAATATGCGTTGGAGTGGAGAACCTATATGCAGGTGAGGCTGCTCCGAGGCTGTGCTGCTTGTCTAAAGATTAtctttggggttgggttcgACAACAGACGTCATTATCTCCTGTTAAAAGCTTCCCTCTCTACTCTAGATTCGACGGGTTACTAGGCGAACCCTTGCTGGAGTACACACCGGTAGATCTGAGTAGATAGTAGACGGACTTTTCAGTTGTGACATGTGTCACCGGGGAGGGAAGTGGCATGCCGCTGCAGATGCTCGAGGGTCTGAGGTTCGGAAGGCGCTGCAGATATACATCGAAGATCGGATGGGTTTACAGGTCACCACAAGGTCCGGCCGTGATGGCGGCCGCGGGGCGTTCCTTTCggcttttgttgttgatcgTCAACTGCGGCAGGGCGGTGCGTGCCCCGTTCCTTTTCGTCCTCTTTGCGGGGGAGCTACCTACAGCTGCGCTACTGTATGGTACTTTTCTTGGGTGGTATTCGCTTGTGTAGCCAGCCGTGGGAATCTTTGGGTAACAAGAATCAACAGGTTCGAGGATAATATTCCTCAGGCATCTCCAACCCAGTTGTGTTGTGAGATGTCCAGATGATGGAGACACGGTGGATTCCGCGGAAAAGAACGTGAGGCAATTGATGCAAGGCCCAGCCGGACAGGACCGAAGCTGCTGCGTTGCGGTTGTGTGGTTGGGTCCTGCGTGGTGTCTGCTGTGCCCCAAAACTGAGGAGGCTGTGCGTATGCGGACTGGGCCGAGTTGGCGACTTGAACCACATCCTCTGGTGTGGGTAGTCATTCGCCGCGTGGGTGATTGCTACAGCAGTAGTTTGGCAAGTCAGAGTGCTGGATTGGGTATGGAGAGGTCCGTTGGTTTGGTCAAGCATTTTGGCCTTGTTTCTGCCCAAGGCGACCACGGCGACGACTGCGATGTTGATTTGATGATGTGTTTTGCTTGAACTCGCCCCCTTATTCCAGCGGCACAGTGCTATAGAGAGCGCAACGATATTTCTCTACCGCGCTTGGCTGGGCCGGTTTCAATTTGCTGAGGCTTGAGTGACGTTACCTCAGCTAATGTAATATGCTGTGTCCCCAGAAAGACTCTAAACCAAGGGGTCGAACAGACTGGCAGCAGCTCAGCCACGACAGGCATCGAAATCGAGCGGATGGAGATGCGGGACAACAGTCGGCTGTCCTTGAGCCAAGGGCACGAGATTCGATAGGGCTGATGGGGGACAGCGGTCTCCCTGGCAGAACAGGTGGTCCTGGTCCATCTGGAGAAAAAGTCAGCAACATGGTTGGAGAACGTGTGAACAAATGCCCACAAGGGAACGCTGCTGTGTTGGAGACACAAAGATTCCCCACCTCTGAACGAGTTGTTGCACAGCCATGATCGCGGTTACGCCCTTGTTCTCCAGGCCCGCCAACTTTGGGGATGGATTCGGGTACGCAGCTCTCTCGATGCTGCTTTGGGGCCATCTCCGTGATGCTTGGCTGAGAACTGACGGCTctgggcagaggagggatggATTACAAAGCGATACGGCCTGTGTCAAGCCGTCGTGTCGTGTGGTGCTGTCCCTGAACCGTATCTTCGGGCCactcgtggtggtggtcgttggACAGCGATCAGCCGAGGGCGGGGCATTCCTCGTGGACCCATTGGCGGCAGCGAGCTCCTGGTGCGGGACAAGGCTCCGCTTGGTCTTCGGTACTGCTGACATCCCTGCCCCCGTTTTGCTTATCCTCTaccacccttccccaaaAGAAAGGCGCCGCCTCGTCCTTATTTTTCTTCATGGCTCGAGGCTCTCACTca
It contains:
- a CDS encoding uncharacterized protein (EggNog:ENOG503P8J7); this translates as MGNAQSTETARRYSQKLSKPKTNNHATAGLLSPSGSSNNPKRYSNRPLPDPPLSSPSPVSTPTSSVFDQADTAQTRNGRSASFTSVPALQQESKRRSLFRVRSTQVVPDADHRDSIGSGSRMVDLMNRANSLTYESAVAYYGPPEPEEWSSEPRTRTSWNYNLTSYEAKRLLNLVEEPGLEHATTMSENRMTVVTETTLKSSNPTNPPSTSVTRANSEVSLYMPVRRRSIIQTPGVATRANSMRSVPGQPRFNPRYSHPPTPSLSRQPSFDSYRDGIVSMPPRIDDVESIPRAVTPREEDYQSIGGYKLGSLRITNGPASPSSPEVERKGGSRFKLGGDDDYFANTTASDQSSTTNTTTAAIPPTQQPAAAGLSHTTTTTVVSQQTSVVSDGVSVTSTRQYLKEVNISPLSIRLSPPASPRLQTTSKHTAQEDSLFEDDVLSEIAAAEILDVRLDPSAKPSQVTPTKALSRSDSGFISTTSPSPESPHKPLTKADSGYSSNVSLRSFKAKDQPSKKESMRSLEGRSEANRRSSSVRSDEREQIVPAYVIAPPREAPPPPVPPKDARRESPGPSPNPRSARQSSRSTSNLAPESSLNRAGNSRAPLSLTPIKNLRSRDRGPASPESVPTPVSAKSSKSDNSTLSIGTKPQKPNRLQRLLSSARRSAAGPLEAHATHAVEQNAIPSIPREVESKLQEHNGRFPITTKRLALRPRASLDTLKTIFSVGSMEASLDALHTTQKPPATAESGAEHSAKESSWRQTMHSVPTHIAHVASQVMPKKPIVRKPVAARQSLENRRSVDGRPRLVSEFANSSPRHSHEATLDALVGGRAVIYSPPDEDQEDTRYAIAHTELLASLPSPLLPSPLAKAMSMSSKTNTPPPVSMATRRQMSLRVPPPLRSQSSNSSLHRTASRESIQSYPAAQSLSRKPSRESIRSYPSYQQGMIPDAALPSAAPTMDPRRLSAFRQSSNRPPAWEVQSEYGGLSRQPSYTSMNGGSRRGSLSSVQEHEEDVIKRPSSAQPWQMRSSQQQQPLRHRASHDEWNQFARRPQAGHPPSMSNGYTATSKPVYEPRYAQQQHTPASTWSRSQLDASAGQWYQDASYPQLPRGHYRKRSMSLQNSYGPKPPYRVLHSYNSPAYRNAPIWG